The following proteins are encoded in a genomic region of Ammospiza caudacuta isolate bAmmCau1 chromosome 3, bAmmCau1.pri, whole genome shotgun sequence:
- the BATF3 gene encoding basic leucine zipper transcriptional factor ATF-like 3, with translation MSCALPAAAAAAAGASALSRGAAAEGGQQSREEDDRKVRRREKNRVAAQRSRKKQTQKADKLHEEYESLEQENTSLKREIGKLTDEMKHLSEVLKDHEKICPLLHCTMNFVTIPRPDALASCLPR, from the exons ATGTCCTGCGCCctcccggcggcggcggcggcggcggcgggagccaGCGCGCTGTCCCGGGGCGCGGCGGCCGAGGGCGGCCAGCAG AGTCGGGAAGAAGATGACAGAAAAGtaaggaggagagaaaagaatcGAGTTGCTGCGCAGAGGAGCCGGAAGAAGCAAACGCAGAAAGCAGATAAACTTCATGAG GAATATGAGTCTCTTGAGCAAGAAAATACCTCCCTGAAAAGAGAAATCGGAAAGCTAACAGATGAAATGAAACACTTGAGTGAAGTGTTGAAGGATCATGAAAAGATCTGTCCACTATTGCACTGCACCATGAACTTTGTGACCATACCAAGGCCTGATGCACTTGCCAGCTGCCTACCAAGATGA